The following is a genomic window from Meriones unguiculatus strain TT.TT164.6M chromosome 7, Bangor_MerUng_6.1, whole genome shotgun sequence.
AAAGACATACACATGTCCTTGGAGAAGCTTGAAGAAAAATTGGGGTTTCTAAGCTTATGAATAGTTTATTACATTTCAACAACTGCACTgtgaatcaataaaacaaaagctaaGGACAATGAGCTCAAGTTATTGATTCTTAAGTTTCAAAATAGAACAGTAGAGGAAAGCTATAAAAAAggatttgggtgtgtgtgtgcaatagGAATTTAAAGCGTCAAAACATAGAGTAAGGAAAGATTCCAGCCACCTCAAATGTCTATTTCTGGTAATTTATTTTGCACTTAAAAAAATATCCTTAAGttgttaatgtttatttttatttgtatttacttatttattttcggattttcgaggcagggtctcatcatgtagttctggctgtcctagaactcaccatgtagaccagactggcctcgaactcccagaaaTCTGCTAGCCTCTGCCTCGCGAACACTGGGATTAAGGGAATGTGCTGATATGCCTAGCTTGGATCCAGGATTTTCTTGCCTACATATGTTGCAGATCTGTATCTTTAAGATGAAGGGgtaaaaaacaaagcagaacaaaggtacaaacagaataaaacaaaacgcCCGACCAATAGTCTGGTCCTTTTACGctaggaagcagctgtagagaAGAGGCTTTCAGAACTCAATTAGGTGCGTGTACGGCCCATTGGTGTCCAGCTGCAGCACCTGCCTGTTCCCGTATGTGCCATGCAGCACCGCGACCCCGGCTTCCGCACACTTGCTGCTGGCGGCCACGGCTTCCTCGCACAGGCTGACAAACTGCGAGTACAGGGCGAAGCCCTCCTCCTTTCCACAGTTGGAGTGGTACTGCACGCTCCTCCCTTTCGCCCTGCCCCCGAGGGTGGCCTGAGGGATGATCAGAACGTCGCCAGGCAGTTCCAGGATAGACACACGCTTGCCGCTTTCTGTCTCACTTAGTTTCACATTCAACAGCGTATTAGCTGGGCGAAGAAAAAGGTGAAACATTttgaagggaaaaacaaacacgAAGAAAAGATCAATGTTTTATTTGCTTATCAAGTTTCATATATAAAGCCTAGTTTTAAAATCCAGTCTCTAGATGTTAAAAAGGCCTTTATGCAACATAGCCCAAGCACAAAAAATACACAAAGTTGTgaatttcatatagaaaataCCAAGGTACTTCAAATCTGACCTGGCAGCTAGGCTCACCTATACAAAGTTAATCCAAAAAGAATTAGCTGCACCCTGGAACCTCAAATGCTGTCGCATACTGGGGGGCCACGTGAATGTTTGCTCCTCTGCTCCTTTTACTTCATAAGCAAACCCACTGGTTCAATTCCACTATAAGCCAGATGACTCGTAGTTTCACAATCTAAGGCAATATTAATATGGACTAACGTTTTACAAATAAGGCCTCTTGGGAAAATGCAAAGGTGAAGTTTATCattacaaacaaaaaagcaaacaaatgatgCAGGGCTGTATGAATATGATATATACAGACATGTGCGTGTCTATGTATAtgtaggaggctggagagacttGGTTGCTACAAGTACTGGGTAGTCTTCCGGAGGACGGAGATgtggttctcagcatccacaggGCAGCTGTCCCTGCCTCCAGGACCAGATCATCtcctgcccttttctggcctctgggagCAACGCTCACACGTGgtacagacatatgtgcaggcaaaacagccatacatataaacagaaataaaatcttaCCTCCCCCCAAAACCCCAAACGAAAAATCCATGGTATTGTTTTTACAGtattatgagactgtttatccaaatCACCATAAGCATCTATGTGTGTACTTAGAAACCTGAACTTAGAAAGCCTTTATCTCTTACCACTAACCACTTTGAAGTAATAAACCGAGAGGCATATATTTACACTTAGGTTCTCTCTTCCTCGACAAGGGCAAAATGAATTCTTATGAAGAACAGAACAAGCAGTAAAGGCATTCTTACCCTCCAATCCTCAAACCATGCTTTGAATGGCGTACTTtcattgccaggcatggtggagcatgccttcaatctcagtatgagagggagaggcaggcagacctctgtgagttccagcccagccagtgctacacagacttttttttttttagttttaaagatGTGCTTTCTAGTTTGGCTGATTTCAGTCACTACAAACTCTGTAGTAAGCATCAGTAAGGACTTTGTATGATTATCCTACTCTACAAAAGCATTTAACCTGGTAAAAACCGAGTCATTACCCATGCTGCAAGCCTCACCTCATTCATTAACTAACACCTCTCTCAAGCAGCTTTGTAATTCTGTTGTGAACAGGTCCCTGCCTTGCGGCCAGCAGCCCTCAGGAATGGAAATCACTATTTAGCTGTCTAGGCTCATGACAGAAGTTAGAAGTTCTGGATTAACAGGCTACGAGTGGTAATACCATGTCATTAGACTTTCATattcctccctccactggctgtAACTGGGAGCTCACATATCTCTGTGTAGAGGTGAACACAGTACAAAGAGAAACAAGTTGAACTGAAATGAGATGATCATTAATAGCATGTTAGAGACTTAGATTGTAAGACCCATTATCAATCAAATACCACAGCAACACAGGCAGGAGGTCAGTCTTTGACAGATCGCTGACCTCAGTGCAATTACAATGAAGATGAACTAAGGTACAGCCTATACATCTCCATTTTAGCTACAGCATTTCAGACGTCATGGTCACGACTGGTCACACTCCCATTTATGTAAGGTTTGACTGGAAAGGTCTGAATCCATGAATAAGTATGGGGTGGGCTTTACGAGAACCTTATCATATGATCTCACTCATGGAACACAGGGAAGGACACACGAATCCCtcaataataaatgtttattttgctTGTCCTTCAGCCTGCTGAATGTAATTCTTAGCCAGAAAGTCCTTTACTAAGAATGATAAACTAGGTTAACTATTCATTAAA
Proteins encoded in this region:
- the Dtd2 gene encoding D-aminoacyl-tRNA deacylase 2 isoform X1, which encodes MADGGRAAQARALLQQCLHARLQVRPAEGDAAAQWVEIRRGLVIYVCFFKGADTDLLPKMANTLLNVKLSETESGKRVSILELPGDVLIIPQATLGGRAKGRSVQYHSNCGKEEGFALYSQFVSLCEEAVAASSKCAEAGVAVLHGTYGNRQVLQLDTNGPYTHLIEF